In Candidatus Neomarinimicrobiota bacterium, the sequence CCACAACCACACGATCGGTTGTCTGACGGCCGGGAAACTCACCATGATGAAGAACACCGTGGATCCCCTGGCGGTGCAGGCGGGTGTCTTTGCGGCGCTGATGGCCAAGGAGGGCTATACCGGTACGGAGGAAGTCTTCGAGGGCAAGGAAGGTCTCATGGAGGTATATGGTCCCGAATGGGAGGTGCCCAAGCTGTTGGCGGGCCTGGGTAAGGCCTTTAAAATCATGGAATGTTCCATGAAGGCCTATCCCACCGAAGCCCTGACCCATACCCACATCACGGCTGCCCTGAAAGTGGTGATTGACAACGATATCCAGCCGGAGCAGATCGAGGAGGTGCGGGTCACCACCATTGCCCGCGCTTGTGACATTCTGTTCGATCCGCACAAATACAAGCCGACCAGCCGGGAGACGGCCGATCACAGCCTGCCCTACTGCATTGCCCGGGCTATTCTGGACCGGGGAATCACCATCCAATCCTTTGACGACGAGCAAATCCAGGACCCGCGCTTGAAGGGATTGATCCACAAGATCAAGGGCGAGGCCAGCGCGGAGTTCGAGAAGCTCTTCCCGGCCAAGCAACCGTCACGAGTCACCATCCGCACGACCGACGGACAGGAGCACTCGGTGTACCTGGAATATCCGAAGGGTGATCCGCGGGAGCCGATGACCGCAAGTGACCTGGACGAGAAGTTCGCCGCACTGACGGCCTCCCACCTGACTGACGAGGGCCGCCGCCGGATCAAGGAGGCCATTTTCATGTGTGATACCCTGGCCGGTGTCAACCAGTTCATGGCCCTGATGGTGGCGGATCGGTAGGAGAAGACAGCGATTAGCCGTTAGCGATTAGCCATTAGCGATTAGCCAGGGGCTAGGGACTTATTAACTTCACTCACACCCGGGACGACGTCCTTCGAGAGCCCTTCGATCCCGACGTAAAGTCGGAACTCAGGGCAAGTGCTTATTAGAGCACCAATCACCGCTTACTAATCATTAATCACCACTCACCGCTCAGCAATCGGTTTCCCGGCGGCCGTAAGGGGCCTTTGGTTTAGCGGGGCTGGGCTGGTTAGATTCAGCCCGTGAATGAGCAGCGGCAGACGAGCTTCTGGCGGGAGCTGAAATCACGGCGGGTGATCCAGCTGGTGGGGCTGTACCTGGGTGCCTCGTGGGTGGCACTCGAGTTCTTGAATTTTTTAACTGACCGCTATTCCCTCTCCCCACATCTCGTTGACCTGGTCCTAGTGGCGCTGGGTGCGATGCTGCCTTCCGTGCTGATCCTGGCCTATACGCACGGTAAACCGGGCCGGGACCAGTGGACCTTCACAGAGAAGGTAGTGTTGCCGGCCAATGCGGTGATCATGGCCGGCTTGATACTGATATTTTTCAGCGGCAAGGATCTGGGTGCCACGACGATGGTTGTGTCCGCGGAGGATGAGACCGGCGCGTCGATCGAGCGGGTCATCCCCAAGGCCAGTTTTCGCAAACAGATCGCCCTGTTCTTCTTTACTAATGAAACCGGCAGTGTCGATGGGGCGTGGGTGGGGCGCTGGCTGCCCCAGGGGCTCTACCTGGACCTGATCCAGGACCTGTACTTTGATAACCGCAATCCATACCAGATGAGCCGGGCCATGACGGAGGCCGGTGCCGAGGAGGGTGAAGCACCGCTGGCCCTGATGCGCGAGCTGGCCCGGAAATTTCATCTGAGCTACTTTCTGCACGGGAGTGTTTTCAGCATCGAGCCTTACAGTATTGAGACCCGCCTTTATCTGACCAAAGGTGGCCGCCTCAGCGCCTCACACCACTATGAGGACGGGGACCTGGGAAACATCATTGACCGGGTATCGGTAGACATCAAGCGGGACCTGGGATTGTCCGACATGCATATCGAGGAAGTGGAAGACCTGCCGGTGGCGGCCCTCTCGTCGGATAGCCTTATGGCCCTGGCCTATTTCATCAGGGGTCTGGACCAGCTCTACTTTCGTAGTGACTGGGCCGGGGCCGCCAAGTCCCTGTCCGCAGCCACGGCGATAGACTCCAGTTTCGTGCACGCCCAGTTCTATCTGTATCAGGCGAGCCTTTTTCTGGGGCAGGGATCGGAAGAGGCTATTAATGCGGCCATGCGCTACCTTTACAAGGTGCCCGAGCGCCTGCAGGGTTCCATAAAGGAGGTGTACTACCTATATCAGGGCGAGCCCGAAAAGGCGCTCTCCGCGCTGAGTCTGGATGTCACGCTCTATCCGGAGGACGTCCTTGCCCATCGTCGGCTGGCAAATTTCTATAACCGCACCGGTTTTTACGCCGAGGCACTGAAGGAGTACCATACGATCCGCAGCCTGAATCCGGATGACGATCTGGTTTTGAGGGATATTGCCGACGTTCACGCCACCCTGGGCCAGTTTGAGCAGGCCCTGGAAAGCCTGCATGGCTATGCCAGGAATAATCCGCGGGATACCGACGTGCTCATCGAGATGGGGGCGGTCTATCGGCTGCTGGGGCAGGTGGATGAGGCCGATGAGGTGTATGAGCGGGCCTTGCTTCTGGGGCATAATCCGGCCCGGGTAATGATCTGCCAATCCGAGCTCCTTTTCCAGCGTGGTTTGTATGGGGGAGCGCTGGCGCGGGCCCAGGAGGCCGCCAACGTAGCCACAACGCCGGAGGTACGGCTGATGGCCCTGCGGACGCTGGAGGGGTCCTACGAATCGTTGGGCCGGATCAGGGAGGCCATGGCGGTCGCCCGGGAAGCCATGCCCCTGGAACGCAGGGTGTACGGCCCGATGAACAGTGTGCTCCTGCGCCTTTCGCACTTCAATAAATATGCCTGCACCACGCTGGCGGACTCCGCCGAGGCGCTGCTGGCCGAGATGAGCCCCCAGCTGCCCGACCCCTGGGACCGGGCCATGTACGTGCTGCAGGTGGAATTCAAGACCAACCAGGAAGGCCGGCCCATTTCCAGCGAAGAGAGGACCCAGGTGGAGGCCTTTTTCCAGGAATACAAGTTTCTGGTGGAAATACCGCGGGAGCTCATGATGGCCCGCATCCATGAGAACAATGGGCGCTATCGCCAGGCCATCCAGGGCTACATCACCACGCTTTCACGGTATCCCAAGCGGCTGATGGTGCAGAAGTACATAGCGCGCGCCTATCGCCGGCTGGGCGATGCCGAGGCGGCCCTGGCCACCATCAACCAGCTGCTGGCGGTCTATCCCCACGATCCGGAGGTATTGTACGAGCTATACCAGATCCAGCGCCTTACCGACTCGGCCGCCGCTCGCGAGATCCTAACCCGCCTGACCGACATCTGGCGCGAGGCCGACCGGGTCTACCTGCCGGCCCGGGAGGTGCGCCGGGCGCTGAAGCGAACGGAAGCATCTTAGGGGCCAGATGCAGGCAAATGCCGGCCCGGCACCTGCAGCCAGCGTTCACATCACCGGTCTATATCAGCCTGGAAGGGTACGAGCAGGTCCGGCCAAGTAGTGCAGGAGGATTAAGGGCCACCGGGGTGCGGCCGTACCAGGAATAATGTCCTTCAAGCCGCGCAGAGGCCCGAGGAGTATTTAATACGCTTACCAGGTTGTTAAATGCATTAAACGGCTGTATTTATCCTTTTGGCTTAGTTTTTATCGTTATCTTTATTTCAATTAATATGAGGTGTTTGATGCGTAAAGAGCCCTCCCGGAGGCCACCGGTGCCGCGGCATCCGCCTCCCAGGAGACCTCCGCCCAGCCCGCCCGCGCCGAAAAGGCCAGGGAGACGGGAAGGATATCCACCGCCACCAAAACGGCCATCCCCTCCTAAAGGGGAAGGTTAAAGGGCTGGTGCAGGAGCTATCAGGGCTGGGTGAGGAGGAGATTAGCAGACCTCACATCCTGGCCCCCGGCTGGTACAACTTCATATCGGGTACGAAATGAGAAAAGGGTAAATCATGCGCGTCATCGCTGTTGGCTTCATTAGCCTGGTTATCCTTTCAAGCTGCCGCGGGCCCAATGAGCCGGCACCTCTGAGGGCGCCCGAGCTGCGACCACCGTTAATTCCGGGAATATTCAGAACTGATGAGTCAGGGAATAACCTGGGGACGATCGGCAATCCTGATATACCCGAAGATGCGACAGGCCTGCTACGTGTAGATCCTGCTTATCCGAATCCCTTTTATAGCATGACAACGATTCAGATAACCCAGTCGGGGCAGACTCATATCCGGGTGTGGATTGTGCGGGGTATTGGCTTTGCGGAAGACAGCTACTATTCGGGTTTTACCCAGATTGGCAATCAGCTGGTCGCTACACCTGGCGGTTTGGCAGACCTGCTAGTGATGGATGGGGGCTTCGATTTCGACCCTAGTCATCCTATCGCTCAGCACAACATAATTGTCAGAATGGATGAAACCTTTGAAGATGGATACTACCGCTGTTATATCCAGGCTGACGAAGTGTTGTTATGGACGGACCTGCTGTTACTAAATGACGTATCCTGCATCAATCTCAAGCGATTAGGATTGGAAGCGTCGTATTGTGATTAAGCCATCAGATTGGAGGATTTGAGCATGAATGCAACAAAAAAAATAGTCTTGGGACTCGTGGTCCTGTTATTCACATTGCCTGCTGGTTTGTACCCGGCCGAGGAGACAGACGATCATGGTACTTTCGGCATTGCAGCCAGCCTGAGCCAATCGAGCACGAGCCTTTTCTTTCCAGTCTGGATATCGCCGAGGCTGGCGTTAGAGCCAACATTGAGTCTGGTATGGGTAGAGGACGCCGGGATAGACGGGGGTTAGGGTTTGGTCTGAGATTCTATCGGAGACCCCGCCAATCGGTTTATCCCTATCTAAGAATCGGGCTGGGTGTGCTGGGCCTTGATCCTGAATCCGGTGATGCTACCACCGATTTACTGGTGGGGCTGGCGTATGGAGGTGAATATTTCCTGGCCAAGCGATTCAGCCTGGGGATTGAAGCCCAGCTAACCTTCACCAAGTCAGATGAGGAGTCAGCGCGGTTCGGGAATCCGGGTGGGCTAAATGCAAATACTGCCACCCAGATTTACGCAACACTATACTGGCATTAAACGAGCGGTAGTGATCTGAGATCTTATTTTAAGTGAAGTATATGAAAGGGACAGGCCCTTATTCCGATCCCCCGCCTTCGTTCTCCAGATAGCTCTGATAGATCCGCTCGCTATCCGGGTTTAGCACCGTCATATCGGCCAACTCTTTCCACATACCGGCCAGGGCCAGCATTTCAGCGATCTCTTCGGCGTGTCCTGACAGGAAGATGGTGGTATAGCGTTCCTGGCCTTCGCGTTGGATAACCGAGCTGACGGCTTTATGGAACAGGCCCAGGGTCTTGCGCAGCTCGGTCAGGTTGGGTTTTTCCTGGGCCAGGACGTCGAAGGCCTGATAGAAGTAGGCCTTGGCGCGGCGCAGTTCCTGGTTGGTTGCGAGGCGCTCCACCAGCCGGAGTTGTTCGGACCAATTCTGGCTGACGTAGGGATTGTTTTGGCCCTGGGTAGCCAGTGAGGAGGCGCGGGTATAGTACGGTGAACCGGCCAGGACCTGATAGGTGTCCAGCTCCCCGGCGATGAGGAGGTAGGCGTAAAATTCAAGGAAGGAGGCCAGGGGATCAAAAGCGGGTGACAGGTTCACAGGCCGCCCGGGAGAGTAAGGGAACTTGATGTCGCGTACAAAATAGCGCTGGTCCTGGCGGTTATTGAAGAGCACCTGGGCCTGGTAGTACACCTCGTTGCCAATGGTGATGGTGGACTGGAACACCAGCTGGAGGTCCAGGTACATATCCAGGTCGGCGATATCCTCTTCCCAGGGCGAGTTGAGGTAGAACTGCCTGATGGCATCCTCCAGCCCGAGCAGGTCCTGCCGCTCACGATCATTCAGCCGCTGGACGTCCAACTGGACCGTCACTTCGGCGAACTGAGCCTGGAGAAAACCGACCAGAGTAGCTATAAGAATACAGAGAATCGTTCGCATGGCCCTAAGATAGAGCCATTCAAGCTGATTGCCAAGGGAAAGCGGCGATTTTAACGGGCGGGGCTTGATCCCACATTATATGGCGTTATCGCTGCCGATGATAGTGATATTGTAACGCTTCCCCCGGCTTACGACAGACCCTTTCCTGCTGATTTACAATGGTTTAAGTCCCACGAAATTCAGGCTCTGGACCCGGCCAGCGATTTGCCGGGTGAGTTGTTCCAGATCGACCCTTTCCGAGATCGGTTCCAGGCAACAGGTCTTGGATAGTGCATCGTCGATCAGGGAGTTAATCGTTGCGGAAGTGAACTCTACGCGTTTTGCCACATCAACCTCGGTAAAACCGGCTGCTTTGAGTCCGTCTAAGTACTCCTGCTCACTGATAGCCCCACCGAGGCAGGAGTTGTAGACATAGGGATTTTCGCGAAGGTTTTCGGGAAGCTCGCTTACTACGATATCGCTGATGCTGAAATGGCCCCCGGGCTTCAGGACGCGATAGATTTCATTGAAGACCTTGTCCTTTTCTGGCGAGAGGTTAATGACGCAATTGGAGATCACCCAATCGACCGTTTCATTTTCGACGGGTAAATCTTCGATGAGTCCCTTACGGATATCGATATTGCGGTGCGGTGAAGCTGCTGCATTAGCCCGGGCGGTGGCGATCATCTCGGGGGTCATATCCACACCGATGACCCGGCCGGTAGGCCCGACTTTTTCAGCGGCGATCAACAGATCGAGGCCGGCGCCGGCGCCAAGATCCAGGACGTTATCGCCTGATCGCACGCCGCTGAAGGCGAACGGATTTCCGCAACCCATGGAGGAGCCCGCCGCTGATTCATTCACTTTCACTTCTTCAGGGGAATAGCCGATTTCACGGGCATAGGCGCTGTTTGGGGCACTGGCACAGCAGCCGGCGGTCTTTAAAATAGCCTGTCCGTAAGCACGTGTAACCTGGGAGCGTATCTCATCTTTGGTTTTCATCTATAATTCTCCTTAAGGTCATCCAGAGGAGTCTGACAGCAGGACTCCAGCGCATCGGCCAGAGAGCGCAGAATGGCCGGCAGCTGCTGTCGATCAATGCAATAGACCGCTTCTTTGCCGCGTTTTTCCCTGGTAATGATCCCAGCCCGGCGCAAGACACTCAGGTGGCGGGATACGACGGAGAGATCCACGCAGCAACAGCCGGCGGCCTGCCCCACATTCTGCCCCGAACCGGTGCCGAGCAGTTGAAATAGAAGGCGCAGCCGGTTAGGGTCGCTGAGGGCTTTAAAGGTGGCGGCCAGGGTTTCAGGAGCAATACTCTGGCCATCAGGTAGCGCAAGTGGATCGGGTTTTGCTGACATTTGCATAGTGATACAAATTTAAGAATATTTGCATTAGTATGCAAGTGTTAATTGCAGGTTGGAATGGGATGCGGGGTCAGTCCGCTTCTGGTTGTATGAGCTTTACAGCCCTTGGATTGTGGCCGCTGTGCCCGTTAGCTTTGCTTGTTGTGAGTAATATTGCAGATCTCATCCGGACCCGATCGGAGCATCAGGCTATCCTGGAAGCCGCCGGACAGCTGGGCCACGAACGGGGGTCCTATCCCTATCTGGTTGGCGGCTACGTGCGGGACCTTATCCTGGGCCGGGAAAACCAGGACATCGATCTGGTGGTAGAGGGTGACGGCATCGCTTTCGCCCGGGCCCTGGGTAGTTGCCTGGGAGTGGACCAAGTAGTGGCCTTCGAGCAGTTCGGCACGGCCTTGATCCCCCTGAGGGGGGCCCACGTCGAGGTGGCCACCGCCCGCACGGAGACCTACGACCGCGATTCCCGCAAGCCCCACGTGGTGGCAGGTAGTATCGAGGTTGATCTCGCGCGCCGCGACTTTACTATCAATGCCTTGGCCGCCTCCATCCATCCCGAAACCTTCGGTGATCTGATCGACCCCTTCCAGGGCATTCAGGACATGAAGCGGGGCATTCTACGCACACCGCTGGAACCTGATGCCACTTTCAGCGATGATCCTTTGCGCATGCTTCGGGCCGCGCGGTTCGCCGCCCAGCTCCAGTACACCATCACACCTGACTGTCTGGAGAGCATCACCCGGCAGAAGGAGCGCATCGCTATCGTCAGTTGGGAGCGGATCACGAATGAGATCATCAAATTACTGTCAACAGACAAACCCAGTGTGGGCTTTATCATTCTCGGAGAGACAGGCCTTCTGGTTTATATTTTTCCGGAGCTGGAGGCCATGTCCGGCGTGGAGGTGCGTGACGGTCGCGGTCATAAAGATGTCTTCACGCATACCATGTTGGTGGTGGATAACGCTGCCGTACTCAGCCCCAAAGCGGCTTTGCGCTTTGCGGCCCTGTTACATGACATCGGTAAGCCCAGGACCAAGCGCTACGACGAGCAGCGGGGCTGGACTTTCCACCACCACGAGGAGGTGGGACGCAAGATGCTGGAGGAGATCGCCCGGCGGATGCGCCTGCCCAACGACCTGCGGGACTACCTCATGAAGCTCACCCGGCTCCACCTGCGGCCCATCGCACTGGCCATGGAGGGCGTGACCGACAGTGCTGTGCGGCGATTGATGCGGGAAGCGGGGGAGGATGTTGACGACCTGATGATTCTCTGCCGCGCCGATGTCACTACCAAGCAAGAGGCCCTCTATGCCCAATACATGCACAATTTTGAGCGGGTGGAGGCGCTCATGGCCGACGTGGTTCTGCGGGATGAGATGCGGGCATTCCAGTCACCGGTGCGGGGAGATGAGATCATGGCGGTGTGCGGCCTTGAGCCGGGACCGATGGTGGGTAAACTTAAGATGGCCATCGAAGAGGCGATTCTCGACGGCCAGATTGAGAACACTCACGAGGCGGCCCTGGCCTACCTGTACGAGATCAAAGACGAGATCCTCTCGTCCAATCAGTGATACACCTAATCATTATTTAGAAGGAGCTGCCGCAGCAACCTCGCGAGAAAAAGCTTGCCTTTAGTGCAGGTTTAGTGTTATACTATTGTAGAACACTGCAGCAGCGAAACAGTGCTGATGATACAAGGATATCAAATATATCAACTGGTGGGAATCCCTGACAGGTTTCAGGAGCTCTCGCCATGGGACAGGTAAGCCATGGTACTCGATTTTGACCACAGCACGCCCATCTATCTGCAGGTGGCCCGGATGATCCGGGATGCGGTGGTTTCAGGTGACTTGCCGGAGGGGGAGGCCATACCTTCGGTGCGGCAGGTATCGGTGGAGCATGGGCTCAACCCGCAGACCGTGCTTAATGCCAACCACCTGCTGATTGAAGAGGGTATTCTGGAGAAGCGCCGGGGGATCGGTTTTTTTGTGAAGGAAGGTGCCCGGAAGTCCCTGTTACAGGCAGAACGGGAGCGATTCAAGGGCGACGATGTACCGGCTCTGGTAAATCGGGCCAAGCTCCTGGGGCTTTCCCAGCAGGCAACTGTGAACCTAGTCAAGGAGAGATTCAAGGAGTAAGGTTATGGAGCCACTCATACACATCCAGGATGTGAGCAAGTCTTTCGGTTCCACCCGGGCCTTGAAAGGTGTCAGCCTGGATATTTTTGCCGGACGGATTGTCGGTCTGGTGGGGCCTAACGGGGCCGGCAAGACCACCTTGCTGCGGGTGCTTACGGGCGGTATCGGCTACCAGGGACACATCCGCATCCTGGGACTTGAACCCCAAACGCAACGCAAGCAGCTCATGAGCTTCACGGGCGTTATTCACGACGTGGCAGTACTGCCGCCGTGGATGAAAGTGCGGCAGGTGCTGGGCTATATGGAGGGAGTGCACCCGCAGTTCAATCGCCGGCGCTGCGAGGAATTCCTGGCCACTACGGCCATAGAGCAGCACAAGAAGGTCAAGCAGCTCTCCAAGGGAATGAAGACCCAGCTGCACCTGGCCCTGGTTATGGCCACGGAGACCCGCCTCCTGATCCTGGACGAACCCACCCAC encodes:
- a CDS encoding DUF4835 family protein; its protein translation is MRTILCILIATLVGFLQAQFAEVTVQLDVQRLNDRERQDLLGLEDAIRQFYLNSPWEEDIADLDMYLDLQLVFQSTITIGNEVYYQAQVLFNNRQDQRYFVRDIKFPYSPGRPVNLSPAFDPLASFLEFYAYLLIAGELDTYQVLAGSPYYTRASSLATQGQNNPYVSQNWSEQLRLVERLATNQELRRAKAYFYQAFDVLAQEKPNLTELRKTLGLFHKAVSSVIQREGQERYTTIFLSGHAEEIAEMLALAGMWKELADMTVLNPDSERIYQSYLENEGGGSE
- a CDS encoding CCA tRNA nucleotidyltransferase; amino-acid sequence: MSNIADLIRTRSEHQAILEAAGQLGHERGSYPYLVGGYVRDLILGRENQDIDLVVEGDGIAFARALGSCLGVDQVVAFEQFGTALIPLRGAHVEVATARTETYDRDSRKPHVVAGSIEVDLARRDFTINALAASIHPETFGDLIDPFQGIQDMKRGILRTPLEPDATFSDDPLRMLRAARFAAQLQYTITPDCLESITRQKERIAIVSWERITNEIIKLLSTDKPSVGFIILGETGLLVYIFPELEAMSGVEVRDGRGHKDVFTHTMLVVDNAAVLSPKAALRFAALLHDIGKPRTKRYDEQRGWTFHHHEEVGRKMLEEIARRMRLPNDLRDYLMKLTRLHLRPIALAMEGVTDSAVRRLMREAGEDVDDLMILCRADVTTKQEALYAQYMHNFERVEALMADVVLRDEMRAFQSPVRGDEIMAVCGLEPGPMVGKLKMAIEEAILDGQIENTHEAALAYLYEIKDEILSSNQ
- a CDS encoding ABC transporter ATP-binding protein, with amino-acid sequence MEPLIHIQDVSKSFGSTRALKGVSLDIFAGRIVGLVGPNGAGKTTLLRVLTGGIGYQGHIRILGLEPQTQRKQLMSFTGVIHDVAVLPPWMKVRQVLGYMEGVHPQFNRRRCEEFLATTAIEQHKKVKQLSKGMKTQLHLALVMATETRLLILDEPTHGLDILFRKRLYTSVLNDYFDGDKSILISTHQVEEVEHILSDVIFIRDGAILLYTTMDDLREKFVQVTTTAEKADEVRRLGPLTEHELFGRKVFLLRDADRGTLAALGEVQVPSVADVFVAMMGGEA
- a CDS encoding MmgE/PrpD family protein, giving the protein MSISRELARFALGLEYDDLTSDVIREAKRYLFDSIGCAFGGFDTKDVQIMRKLYRQMEGTGEATLLVSGERMPAVNATLVNSLAVRALDFNDIYWKEDPSHPSDLIPAALNVGELVGATMKDIIVAIVLAYEFEQRMCEFAVPGLRERKWHHATITQFVSPIVAGKLLRLSEDQLVNAIGISGSHNHTIGCLTAGKLTMMKNTVDPLAVQAGVFAALMAKEGYTGTEEVFEGKEGLMEVYGPEWEVPKLLAGLGKAFKIMECSMKAYPTEALTHTHITAALKVVIDNDIQPEQIEEVRVTTIARACDILFDPHKYKPTSRETADHSLPYCIARAILDRGITIQSFDDEQIQDPRLKGLIHKIKGEASAEFEKLFPAKQPSRVTIRTTDGQEHSVYLEYPKGDPREPMTASDLDEKFAALTASHLTDEGRRRIKEAIFMCDTLAGVNQFMALMVADR
- a CDS encoding GntR family transcriptional regulator, which translates into the protein MVLDFDHSTPIYLQVARMIRDAVVSGDLPEGEAIPSVRQVSVEHGLNPQTVLNANHLLIEEGILEKRRGIGFFVKEGARKSLLQAERERFKGDDVPALVNRAKLLGLSQQATVNLVKERFKE
- a CDS encoding tetratricopeptide repeat protein produces the protein MNEQRQTSFWRELKSRRVIQLVGLYLGASWVALEFLNFLTDRYSLSPHLVDLVLVALGAMLPSVLILAYTHGKPGRDQWTFTEKVVLPANAVIMAGLILIFFSGKDLGATTMVVSAEDETGASIERVIPKASFRKQIALFFFTNETGSVDGAWVGRWLPQGLYLDLIQDLYFDNRNPYQMSRAMTEAGAEEGEAPLALMRELARKFHLSYFLHGSVFSIEPYSIETRLYLTKGGRLSASHHYEDGDLGNIIDRVSVDIKRDLGLSDMHIEEVEDLPVAALSSDSLMALAYFIRGLDQLYFRSDWAGAAKSLSAATAIDSSFVHAQFYLYQASLFLGQGSEEAINAAMRYLYKVPERLQGSIKEVYYLYQGEPEKALSALSLDVTLYPEDVLAHRRLANFYNRTGFYAEALKEYHTIRSLNPDDDLVLRDIADVHATLGQFEQALESLHGYARNNPRDTDVLIEMGAVYRLLGQVDEADEVYERALLLGHNPARVMICQSELLFQRGLYGGALARAQEAANVATTPEVRLMALRTLEGSYESLGRIREAMAVAREAMPLERRVYGPMNSVLLRLSHFNKYACTTLADSAEALLAEMSPQLPDPWDRAMYVLQVEFKTNQEGRPISSEERTQVEAFFQEYKFLVEIPRELMMARIHENNGRYRQAIQGYITTLSRYPKRLMVQKYIARAYRRLGDAEAALATINQLLAVYPHDPEVLYELYQIQRLTDSAAAREILTRLTDIWREADRVYLPAREVRRALKRTEAS
- a CDS encoding ArsR/SmtB family transcription factor, with product MSAKPDPLALPDGQSIAPETLAATFKALSDPNRLRLLFQLLGTGSGQNVGQAAGCCCVDLSVVSRHLSVLRRAGIITREKRGKEAVYCIDRQQLPAILRSLADALESCCQTPLDDLKENYR
- the arsM gene encoding arsenite methyltransferase yields the protein MKTKDEIRSQVTRAYGQAILKTAGCCASAPNSAYAREIGYSPEEVKVNESAAGSSMGCGNPFAFSGVRSGDNVLDLGAGAGLDLLIAAEKVGPTGRVIGVDMTPEMIATARANAAASPHRNIDIRKGLIEDLPVENETVDWVISNCVINLSPEKDKVFNEIYRVLKPGGHFSISDIVVSELPENLRENPYVYNSCLGGAISEQEYLDGLKAAGFTEVDVAKRVEFTSATINSLIDDALSKTCCLEPISERVDLEQLTRQIAGRVQSLNFVGLKPL